The DNA segment ATTGGCAATAATCACGGCATCGAGATTGGCTGCATCGGCAGTTCGCAATAAAGCACCAATATTTCCTGGTTTTTCAGGAGCTTCGGCAACGAGAATCAAAGGATTTTCAGATAATTTCAAATCCGATAACTGCAGGGATTTGGTTTTGGCTACAGCCAAAATGCCTTCGGTAGTATCTCTGTAAGCCAGTTTTTGATAGACTTCTTTCGAAATTTCGATCAATTCGGCAGTTCTCGAAAGTTGGTGTGCTTCTTTTTCCGAGATGATTTCGGGCAAAAACAAAATCGTTTCCATTTCGTAACCGCCTTTTAGGGCAATTTCGATTTCTCTTTTGCCTTCAATCAAAAAAGTGCCGGATTGTTTTCTTGCTTTTGCTTTTTCCTGTAAAAGCACCAAGGATTTGATGAACGGATTTTGAACCGAAGCGATTTGTTTCAATGTATAAAAGATAAGTGTTTTGAATTTGCTAAAATACTAAGATTTTTTTAAAAAGGAATTATAGAGATTGACTAAAAGAAATAGAATGATTTGGTTTATTTTTGCAAAAAAATAAATAAATCTCTGTTTTGATGTTCAAATTTTTAGAAATAATAGGTGTTGTTGCTTTTGCTATGTCGGGTTCCTTGACTGGAATGCATAAAAAATTGGATCTTTTTGGCGTTTTCGTCATTGCACTTGCCACCTCTTTTGGTGGCGGAACTTTGCGTGATGTATTGATGGGTGAAAAGGTTTTCTGGCTCAAAACTGAAAATTTGATCTATATTTATGTTGCCGTTTTGGGTTATCTATTGGCTATTTTTTTTCATAAAAAATTGGAATATTTTCGTATTTCGCTATTTTTATTTGATACAATAGGATTGGGTTTATATACCTTGGTTGGACTTGAAAAAGGTTTGGTTTTTGGATTAAATCCTGTTATATGTGTTGCATTGGGCACAATTACTGCCTGTTTTGGAGGGGTGACTCGGGATATTTTATGTGCCGAGGTGCCAAATTTATTTAAGCAGGAAATCTATGCGACCATTTGTGTGGCTGGAGGAATTGTGTTTTTTGGATTGAAAAAAATAAATATGGATAACGATATGGTGTATTTGACAACTTCGCTTTTTATTATTTCCGTCCGATTATTGGCTGTTAAATACAAATGGCAAATCAAGGCACTAAAAATCGATGAATAATGGGTTAGTATCTGTTTGCATAAATTTCAAATAGGCGCAATCAAAAATCTAAACTCTGCAACCTGAATTCTGCGATCTAAATTCTGCAATCTAAAATTAAAGAATCCCTCTCGCCTTGATTTCCAAATATTTATTGATGGTGTCCAAAGTCAGGTTTTCGGGTTGGGTGAGTACCGAATAAATCCCGTATTTTTTGAGTTCGTTGACGATTAATCGTTTTTCGAAAGAAAATTTCTCGGCGATTACTTTGTCGTAAACTTCTTGAATGTTTTCGGCTTTTTTGTTGATGAGTTCATTCAGTTCGGTGTTCTGGAAGAAAACCACAACCAACAAATGGTTTTTGGCAATCCCTTTTAAATAGGGAAGTTGGCGATGCAAACCGTCCATAGTTTCGAAATTAGTGTACAAAACAATCAAACTTCTTTGATTGATGTTTTTCTTGATGTCGGTGTACAAACGGCTGAAATCACTTTCGAAAAAATCGGTTTTGATGTTGTACAAGGTTTCCAGAATTTTGTGCATTTGTGAAGCTCGTCTTTCGGCAAAAACCCGGTTTTCCACTTTTTTGGAAAAGGTCAACATTCCCGCCTTGTCCTGTTTTTTCAAGATGACATTCGATAAAACCAGCGTGGCATTGATGGCATAATCCAGCAAACTCAGTCCGTTGAAAGGCATTTTCATCACGCGGCCTTTATCGATAATCATATAAACCGATTGCGATTTTTCGTCCTGAAATTGGTTGACCATTAAGGCATTTTTCTTGGCAGTAGCTTTCCAATTTAAGGTTCTAATGTCGTCGCCTTGATTGTATTCCTTGATTTGTTCAAACTCCATAGTGTGACCAATTCTTCGGATTTTCTTGATACCATATTGAAACAAATTGTTGGAAAAAGCCATCAAACTGTATTTTCGTAACTGAATGTAGGATGGATAAGTCGGCACCATTCTTTGATTGTCGAATTGGAATCGTCTCGAAATTAAAAATAGGGGCGAAGAAACATAAACGTTCAAATTTCCAAAATAATATTCGCCACGCTCGGTGGGACGCAAATAATATTGGATTTCTTTTTCCGAAGAGGCTTTTATTTTTTGTTTGATATTAAAATTACGAACCTGAAACTGAAACGGAATTTCGTCAATTATTTTCACCGAAATCGGAAACGTATAATAGTTTTTAATGCCAACTCTTATTTCGTTTTCATCGCCATTAGATAATTTTTCGGGCATCATTCTAGTTCCTTCGATGCCGTTTTTGGTGAAAAACAAAATCAGGACATCCAGAACCAAAAAAGTCAAAAGTACCAACAAAACATACCAAGTGGCGTTATACAAAGCGGGAAATATGAAGGATAAAACAAACAATCCCACCACGCCCAAAAGCGCATAGAAAAAGAAATTGTTGATGTATAAACTTTTTAGTAGTTTCATAAATAGAGAACTTTTTTTAGTAAATATTGTTGAGGATAATCATAATGCGTCAATTTGATTACAGATTGTCTCTACGTGGTCAAGACCATAAAGTAGTGCAGATTCATTAATATTCATCCATTGGAATAATTGTTTGATTATAGCATAATGTTCTCTTGCATAAATTGTGTCTTTTACGGGCTGACCAGCAATAAAGCATATAGGGTTCGTGATGGGCAATTCGGTTTCTTATGTCGTTGATTCTGGACAATTGATTGAATATATGAACATTATTGTATTGGGTTAGTGGAGTACTGGTTGGTTTCAAAGGAAATATTTTTAATAAAGTTTTTCCTGTGGCGGTATATTGATTTTGTGCAAACATAAATCTCCAAAATCCAAAGCCAAGTTCAGCAACCAGCTTACTGTGAGTGTAGTTGTGATTTAATTTGTAGATAGCATCATTTATATTTATACAAGTAAATTTGCATTTGATGTTATCAAAACAACCGCCTT comes from the Flavobacterium limnophilum genome and includes:
- a CDS encoding Abi family protein — encoded protein: MRYSEFEEIMSVARMSRYTTATASTKKAMTLYRLNLRLSQELFTVICCFEICLRNAINKHNIAKTGNDWLQNGAAQGGCFDNIKCKFTCININDAIYKLNHNYTHSKLVAELGFGFWRFMFAQNQYTATGKTLLKIFPLKPTSTPLTQYNNVHIFNQLSRINDIRNRIAHHEPYMLYCWSARKRHNLCKRTLCYNQTIIPMDEY
- a CDS encoding trimeric intracellular cation channel family protein; the protein is MFKFLEIIGVVAFAMSGSLTGMHKKLDLFGVFVIALATSFGGGTLRDVLMGEKVFWLKTENLIYIYVAVLGYLLAIFFHKKLEYFRISLFLFDTIGLGLYTLVGLEKGLVFGLNPVICVALGTITACFGGVTRDILCAEVPNLFKQEIYATICVAGGIVFFGLKKINMDNDMVYLTTSLFIISVRLLAVKYKWQIKALKIDE
- a CDS encoding DUF58 domain-containing protein gives rise to the protein MKLLKSLYINNFFFYALLGVVGLFVLSFIFPALYNATWYVLLVLLTFLVLDVLILFFTKNGIEGTRMMPEKLSNGDENEIRVGIKNYYTFPISVKIIDEIPFQFQVRNFNIKQKIKASSEKEIQYYLRPTERGEYYFGNLNVYVSSPLFLISRRFQFDNQRMVPTYPSYIQLRKYSLMAFSNNLFQYGIKKIRRIGHTMEFEQIKEYNQGDDIRTLNWKATAKKNALMVNQFQDEKSQSVYMIIDKGRVMKMPFNGLSLLDYAINATLVLSNVILKKQDKAGMLTFSKKVENRVFAERRASQMHKILETLYNIKTDFFESDFSRLYTDIKKNINQRSLIVLYTNFETMDGLHRQLPYLKGIAKNHLLVVVFFQNTELNELINKKAENIQEVYDKVIAEKFSFEKRLIVNELKKYGIYSVLTQPENLTLDTINKYLEIKARGIL
- a CDS encoding TrmH family RNA methyltransferase yields the protein MKQIASVQNPFIKSLVLLQEKAKARKQSGTFLIEGKREIEIALKGGYEMETILFLPEIISEKEAHQLSRTAELIEISKEVYQKLAYRDTTEGILAVAKTKSLQLSDLKLSENPLILVAEAPEKPGNIGALLRTADAANLDAVIIANPKSDLYNPNIVRSSVGCLFTNQIATGTTTEIIAFLKEQNIHIYCATLQNSTSYHTQDYTNPTALVVGTEATGLTQEWRDAATQNIIIPMQGEIDSMNVSVAAAILIFEAKRQRGF